A part of Camelus ferus isolate YT-003-E chromosome 6, BCGSAC_Cfer_1.0, whole genome shotgun sequence genomic DNA contains:
- the CHST14 gene encoding carbohydrate sulfotransferase 14, whose protein sequence is MFPRPLTPLAAPNGAESLGRALRRAPLGRARAGLGGPPLLLPSMLMFAVIVASSGLLLMIERGILAEMKPLPLHPPNREGVVWRGTAPRPGGLSLDAGDSDLQVRQDVRNRTLRAVCGQPGMPRDPWDLPVGQRRTLLRHILVSDRYRFLYCYVPKVACSNWKRVLKVLAGVLDNVDVRLKMDHRSDLVFLSDLRPEEIRYRLQHYFKFLFVRDPLERLLSAYRNKFGEIREYQQRYGAEIVRRYRAGAGPSPAGDDVTFPEFLRYLVDEDPERMNEHWMPVYHLCQPCAVRYDFVGSYERLEADANQVLEWVRAPPHVRFPSRQAWYRPASPESLHYHLCSAPRALLQDVLPKYILDFSLFAYPLPNVTREACHQ, encoded by the coding sequence ATGTTCCCCCGCCCGCTGACCCCGTTGGCGGCCCCAAATGGCGCCGAGTCCCTGGGTCGGGCGCTGAGGCGGGCTCCCCTGGGCAGGGCCCGGGCCGGGCTTGGGGGGCCGCCCCTGCTGCTGCCGTCCATGCTGATGTTCGCGGTAATCGTGGCCTCCAGCGGACTGCTGCTCATGATCGAGCGGGGCATCCTGGCCGAGATGAAGCCCCTTCCCCTTCACCCTCCCAACCGTGAGGGCGTCGTCTGGCGCGGGACGGCCCCTAGGCCTGGGGGGCTGTCCCTGGATGCCGGAGACTCGGATTTGCAGGTGAGGCAGGACGTCCGGAACCGGACCTTGCGGGCAGTGTGCGGACAACCGGGCATGCCCCGGGACCCCTGGGACTTGCCGGTGGGGCAGCGGCGCACCCTCCTGCGCCACATCCTTGTGAGTGACCGCTACCGCTTCCTCTACTGCTACGTCCCCAAGGTAGCCTGCTCCAACTGGAAGCGGGTGCTGAAGGTGCTGGCGGGCGTCCTGGACAACGTGGACGTCCGTCTCAAGATGGACCATCGCAGCGACCTGGTGTTCCTTTCAGACCTGCGGCCTGAGGAGATTCGCTACCGCCTGCAGCACTACTTCAAGTTCCTGTTTGTGCGGGACCCCTTAGAACGCCTTCTCTCGGCTTACCGCAACAAGTTTGGTGAGATCCGAGAGTACCAGCAGCGCTATGGGGCTGAAATAGTGAGGCGGTACAGGGCTGGAGCggggcccagccctgcaggggacGATGTCACCTTCCCCGAGTTCCTGAGATACTTGGTGGACGAGGACCCTGAGCGCATGAACGAACATTGGATGCCCGTGTACCACCTGTGCCAACCTTGTGCTGTGCGCTACGACTTTGTGGGCTCCTATGAGAGGCTGGAGGCAGATGCCAACCAGGTGCTGGAGTGGGTGCGGGCACCACCCCATGTTCGATTCCCATCTCGCCAGGCCTGGTACCGACCTGCCAGCCCGGAAAGCCTGCACTACCACCTGTGCAGTGCCCCACGGGCCCTACTGCAGGATGTGCTGCCCAAGTATATCCTGGACTTCTCTCTCTTTGCCTACCCGCTGCCTAATGTCACTAGGGAGGCCTGCCACCAGTAA
- the BAHD1 gene encoding bromo adjacent homology domain-containing 1 protein isoform X1: MTHTRRKSLPMLSSGPTGRQEPLQMEGSSVEQGAEVVEPGTPESPGHLTGRRKNYPLRKRPLVPEKPKACKVLLTRLENVAGPRSADEADELPPDLPKPPSPAPSSEDTGLPQPRKRRLASLNAEALNNLLLEREDTSSLVGTRRSRGGDSHRSRDRDRATGGWASSKKRPRLGDLGGGSRDLSPESAPDEGARRDGDPAPKRLASLNAAAFLKLSQERELPLRPPRAHPEADGHSTEPPAPKAARPKWAKVNGKNYPRARQGAGSGDAAGPAGWQGRPEEPWPPATPRGPSNQPPYQPLSKALERPMGIRPHLPLLMGGQAALKPEPGRPGEESPAPKQELHQPSFPAPQLSPLPMPGNPADYSGLCGRPELTALGNFYLYCSQDGLQCGGYSPCPMLPEGKLSPVAAPNEGLLLAPSSVPVGTPFQHPPWGSRYCSNEDSGVNGYSICEMLPPSLTHIGTTCGGCPYKMPFAAEGCRSLGQLEFPLPEAGHPASPAHPLLGCPVPSVPPAAEPVPHLQTPTSEPQTVARACPQSAKPPSGSKSGLRTGSSCRHTVRSKAARRPSHPKQPRVQRPRPRRRRRRRTNGWVPVGAACEKAVYVLDEPEPAIRKSYQAVERHGETIRVRDTVLLKSGPRKTSTPYVAKISALWENPESGELMMSLLWYYRPEHLQGGRSPSMHEPLQNEVFASRHQDQNSVACIEEKCYVLTFAEYCRFCAMAKRRGEGLPSRKTALVPPSVDYSTPPHRTVPEDTDPELVFLCRHVYDFRHGRILKNPQ, translated from the exons ATGACACACACTCGGAGGAAGTCTCTTCCCATGCTGAGTTCGGGCCCCACAGGCCGCCAGGAGCCCTTGCAGATGGAAGGCAGCAGTGTGGAGCAGGGGGCAGAGGTTGTGGAGCCAGGCACACCTGAGAGCCCAGGGCACCTCACAGGGCGCCGTAAGAACTACCCACTGCGTAAGCGCCCATTAGTTCCTGAGAAGCCCAAGGCCTGCAAAGTGTTGCTGACCCGCCTGGAGAATGTGGCTGGTCCACGGAGTGCAGATGAGGCTGATGAGCTGCCCCCTGACCTGCCCAAGCCCCCTAGCCCAGCCCCATCCAGTGAGGACactggcctcccccagccccgcaaGCGGCGCCTGGCCTCCCTCAATGCTGAGGCCCTCAATAACTTGCTGCTGGAGCGGGAAGACACCAGCAGCCTGGTGGGCACCCGCCGCAGCCGAGGGGGAGACTCCCACCGCAGCCGGGACCGCGACCGGGCCACTGGAGGCTGGGCTTCCTCCAAGAAGCGGCCCCGGCTGGGGGACCTTGGAGGAGGAAGTCGGGACCTGTCCCCGGAGTCAGCACCGGATGAAGGTGCCCGCCGAGATGGTGATCCAGCCCCCAAGAGACTGGCCAGCCTGAATGCAGCTGCCTTTCTAAAGCTGAGCCAGGAGCGGGAGCTACCCCTTCGGCCGCCTCGGGCCCACCCAGAAGCAGATGGGCACTCCACTGAGCCACCAGCACCAAAGGCCGCAAGGCCAAAGTGGGCCAAGGTCAATGGCAAGAACTATCCCAGGGCCCGGCAGGGGGCTGGCTCTGGGGATGCTGCAGGCCCAGCCGGCTGGCAGGGGCGCCCCGAGGAGCCATGGCCACCTGCTACCCCTCGTGGGCCATCCAACCAGCCACCTTACCAGCCCCTCAGCAAGGCTCTGGAGAGACCCATGGGGATacgcccccacctgcccctgctgATGGGTGGGCAGGCAGCCCTGAAGCCAGAGCCTGGGCGCCCAGGCGAGGAATCACCTGCCCCCAAGCAGGAACTGCACCAGCCCTCTTTCCCCGCGCCCCAGCTGTCCCCCTTACCGATGCCTGGCAACCCTGCTGACTACAGTGGCCTGTGTGGTCGGCCTGAGCTCACTGCGCTAGGCAACTTCTACCTGTATTGCAGCCAGGACGGGCTGCAATGTGGGGGCTACTCCCCCTGCCCCATGCTCCCTGAGGGCAAGCTGTCCCCTGTGGCTGCACCTAATGAGGGGCTCCTTTTGGCCCCAAGCTCAGTGCCTGTGGGCACCCCATTCCAGCACCCTCCATGGGGTTCTCGCTATTGCTCCAATGAGGACAGTGGAGTGAATGGCTACAGCATTTGTGAAATGTTGCCCCCGTCTCTTACCCACATTGGCACTACCTGTGGCGGCTGCCCCTACAAAATGCCTTTTGCAGCAG aAGGCTGCAGGTCCCTGGGCCAGCTGGAATTTCCTCTCCCAGAAGCTGGCCACCCTGCCTCgcctgcccaccctctcctgggaTGCCCTGTGCCCAGCGTGCCACCTGCAGCAGAGCCCGTCCCCCATCTTCAGACCCCCACCTCGGAGCCCCAGACAGTAGCTCGCGCATGCCCTCAGAGCGCCAAGCCTCCTAGCGGCTCCAAGTCAGGTCTGCGCACGGGCTCCAGCTGTAGGCACACTGTGCGGAGCAAGGCTGCCCGCAGGCCCAGTCACCCCAAGCAACCGCGTGTCCAGCGCCCacgcccgcgccgccgccgccgccgccgcactAACGGCTGGGTGCCCGTCGGGGCTGCCTGTGAGAAGGCCGTCTATGTCTTG GATGAACCGGAACCAGCCATTCGAAAGAGCTACCAGGCGGTGGAGCGGCATGGAGAGACCATTCGAGTCCGGGATACTGTCCTCCTCAAGTCAGGCCCTCGAAAGACATCCACACCTTATGTGGCTAAGATCTCTGCCCTCTGGGAGAACCCCGAATCAG GAGAGCTGATGATGAGCCTCTTGTGGTATTACAGACCAGAGCACTTACAGGGCGGCCGCAGtcccagcatgcacgag CCTTTGCAGAATGAAGTCTTTGCATCGAGACATCAGGACCAAAACAGTGTGGCCTGCATTGAAGAGAAGTGCTACGTGCTGACCTTTGCCGAGTACTGCAG ATTTTGTGCCATGGCCAAGCGCCGAGGTGAGGGCCTCCCCAGCCGAAAGACGGCACTGGTGCCCCCCTCTGTGGACTACTCCACCCCACCACACCGTACAGTGCCCGAAGACACGGACCCTGAGCTGGTGTTTCTTTGCCGCCATGTCTATGACTTCCGCCATGGCCGCATCCTCAAGAACCCCCAGTAG
- the BAHD1 gene encoding bromo adjacent homology domain-containing 1 protein isoform X3, protein MTHTRRKSLPMLSSGPTGRQEPLQMEGSSVEQGAEVVEPGTPESPGHLTGRRKNYPLRKRPLVPEKPKACKVLLTRLENVAGPRSADEADELPPDLPKPPSPAPSSEDTGLPQPRKRRLASLNAEALNNLLLEREDTSSLVGTRRSRGGDSHRSRDRDRATGGWASSKKRPRLGDLGGGSRDLSPESAPDEGARRDGDPAPKRLASLNAAAFLKLSQERELPLRPPRAHPEADGHSTEPPAPKAARPKWAKVNGKNYPRARQGAGSGDAAGPAGWQGRPEEPWPPATPRGPSNQPPYQPLSKALERPMGIRPHLPLLMGGQAALKPEPGRPGEESPAPKQELHQPSFPAPQLSPLPMPGNPADYSGLCGRPELTALGNFYLYCSQDGLQCGGYSPCPMLPEGKLSPVAAPNEGLLLAPSSVPVGTPFQHPPWGSRYCSNEDSGVNGYSICEMLPPSLTHIGTTCGGCPYKMPFAAEGCRSLGQLEFPLPEAGHPASPAHPLLGCPVPSVPPAAEPVPHLQTPTSEPQTVARACPQSAKPPSGSKSGLRTGSSCRHTVRSKAARRPSHPKQPRVQRPRPRRRRRRRTNGWVPVGAACEKAVYVLDEPEPAIRKSYQAVERHGETIRVRDTVLLKSGPRKTSTPYVAKISALWENPESGELMMSLLWYYRPEHLQGGRSPSMHENEVFASRHQDQNSVACIEEKCYVLTFAEYCRFCAMAKRRGEGLPSRKTALVPPSVDYSTPPHRTVPEDTDPELVFLCRHVYDFRHGRILKNPQ, encoded by the exons ATGACACACACTCGGAGGAAGTCTCTTCCCATGCTGAGTTCGGGCCCCACAGGCCGCCAGGAGCCCTTGCAGATGGAAGGCAGCAGTGTGGAGCAGGGGGCAGAGGTTGTGGAGCCAGGCACACCTGAGAGCCCAGGGCACCTCACAGGGCGCCGTAAGAACTACCCACTGCGTAAGCGCCCATTAGTTCCTGAGAAGCCCAAGGCCTGCAAAGTGTTGCTGACCCGCCTGGAGAATGTGGCTGGTCCACGGAGTGCAGATGAGGCTGATGAGCTGCCCCCTGACCTGCCCAAGCCCCCTAGCCCAGCCCCATCCAGTGAGGACactggcctcccccagccccgcaaGCGGCGCCTGGCCTCCCTCAATGCTGAGGCCCTCAATAACTTGCTGCTGGAGCGGGAAGACACCAGCAGCCTGGTGGGCACCCGCCGCAGCCGAGGGGGAGACTCCCACCGCAGCCGGGACCGCGACCGGGCCACTGGAGGCTGGGCTTCCTCCAAGAAGCGGCCCCGGCTGGGGGACCTTGGAGGAGGAAGTCGGGACCTGTCCCCGGAGTCAGCACCGGATGAAGGTGCCCGCCGAGATGGTGATCCAGCCCCCAAGAGACTGGCCAGCCTGAATGCAGCTGCCTTTCTAAAGCTGAGCCAGGAGCGGGAGCTACCCCTTCGGCCGCCTCGGGCCCACCCAGAAGCAGATGGGCACTCCACTGAGCCACCAGCACCAAAGGCCGCAAGGCCAAAGTGGGCCAAGGTCAATGGCAAGAACTATCCCAGGGCCCGGCAGGGGGCTGGCTCTGGGGATGCTGCAGGCCCAGCCGGCTGGCAGGGGCGCCCCGAGGAGCCATGGCCACCTGCTACCCCTCGTGGGCCATCCAACCAGCCACCTTACCAGCCCCTCAGCAAGGCTCTGGAGAGACCCATGGGGATacgcccccacctgcccctgctgATGGGTGGGCAGGCAGCCCTGAAGCCAGAGCCTGGGCGCCCAGGCGAGGAATCACCTGCCCCCAAGCAGGAACTGCACCAGCCCTCTTTCCCCGCGCCCCAGCTGTCCCCCTTACCGATGCCTGGCAACCCTGCTGACTACAGTGGCCTGTGTGGTCGGCCTGAGCTCACTGCGCTAGGCAACTTCTACCTGTATTGCAGCCAGGACGGGCTGCAATGTGGGGGCTACTCCCCCTGCCCCATGCTCCCTGAGGGCAAGCTGTCCCCTGTGGCTGCACCTAATGAGGGGCTCCTTTTGGCCCCAAGCTCAGTGCCTGTGGGCACCCCATTCCAGCACCCTCCATGGGGTTCTCGCTATTGCTCCAATGAGGACAGTGGAGTGAATGGCTACAGCATTTGTGAAATGTTGCCCCCGTCTCTTACCCACATTGGCACTACCTGTGGCGGCTGCCCCTACAAAATGCCTTTTGCAGCAG aAGGCTGCAGGTCCCTGGGCCAGCTGGAATTTCCTCTCCCAGAAGCTGGCCACCCTGCCTCgcctgcccaccctctcctgggaTGCCCTGTGCCCAGCGTGCCACCTGCAGCAGAGCCCGTCCCCCATCTTCAGACCCCCACCTCGGAGCCCCAGACAGTAGCTCGCGCATGCCCTCAGAGCGCCAAGCCTCCTAGCGGCTCCAAGTCAGGTCTGCGCACGGGCTCCAGCTGTAGGCACACTGTGCGGAGCAAGGCTGCCCGCAGGCCCAGTCACCCCAAGCAACCGCGTGTCCAGCGCCCacgcccgcgccgccgccgccgccgccgcactAACGGCTGGGTGCCCGTCGGGGCTGCCTGTGAGAAGGCCGTCTATGTCTTG GATGAACCGGAACCAGCCATTCGAAAGAGCTACCAGGCGGTGGAGCGGCATGGAGAGACCATTCGAGTCCGGGATACTGTCCTCCTCAAGTCAGGCCCTCGAAAGACATCCACACCTTATGTGGCTAAGATCTCTGCCCTCTGGGAGAACCCCGAATCAG GAGAGCTGATGATGAGCCTCTTGTGGTATTACAGACCAGAGCACTTACAGGGCGGCCGCAGtcccagcatgcacgag AATGAAGTCTTTGCATCGAGACATCAGGACCAAAACAGTGTGGCCTGCATTGAAGAGAAGTGCTACGTGCTGACCTTTGCCGAGTACTGCAG ATTTTGTGCCATGGCCAAGCGCCGAGGTGAGGGCCTCCCCAGCCGAAAGACGGCACTGGTGCCCCCCTCTGTGGACTACTCCACCCCACCACACCGTACAGTGCCCGAAGACACGGACCCTGAGCTGGTGTTTCTTTGCCGCCATGTCTATGACTTCCGCCATGGCCGCATCCTCAAGAACCCCCAGTAG
- the BAHD1 gene encoding bromo adjacent homology domain-containing 1 protein isoform X2 has product MTHTRRKSLPMLSSGPTGRQEPLQMEGSSVEQGAEVVEPGTPESPGHLTGRRKNYPLRKRPLVPEKPKACKVLLTRLENVAGPRSADEADELPPDLPKPPSPAPSSEDTGLPQPRKRRLASLNAEALNNLLLEREDTSSLVGTRRSRGGDSHRSRDRDRATGGWASSKKRPRLGDLGGGSRDLSPESAPDEGARRDGDPAPKRLASLNAAAFLKLSQERELPLRPPRAHPEADGHSTEPPAPKAARPKWAKVNGKNYPRARQGAGSGDAAGPAGWQGRPEEPWPPATPRGPSNQPPYQPLSKALERPMGIRPHLPLLMGGQAALKPEPGRPGEESPAPKQELHQPSFPAPQLSPLPMPGNPADYSGLCGRPELTALGNFYLYCSQDGLQCGGYSPCPMLPEGKLSPVAAPNEGLLLAPSSVPVGTPFQHPPWGSRYCSNEDSGVNGYSICEMLPPSLTHIGTTCGGCPYKMPFAAGCRSLGQLEFPLPEAGHPASPAHPLLGCPVPSVPPAAEPVPHLQTPTSEPQTVARACPQSAKPPSGSKSGLRTGSSCRHTVRSKAARRPSHPKQPRVQRPRPRRRRRRRTNGWVPVGAACEKAVYVLDEPEPAIRKSYQAVERHGETIRVRDTVLLKSGPRKTSTPYVAKISALWENPESGELMMSLLWYYRPEHLQGGRSPSMHEPLQNEVFASRHQDQNSVACIEEKCYVLTFAEYCRFCAMAKRRGEGLPSRKTALVPPSVDYSTPPHRTVPEDTDPELVFLCRHVYDFRHGRILKNPQ; this is encoded by the exons ATGACACACACTCGGAGGAAGTCTCTTCCCATGCTGAGTTCGGGCCCCACAGGCCGCCAGGAGCCCTTGCAGATGGAAGGCAGCAGTGTGGAGCAGGGGGCAGAGGTTGTGGAGCCAGGCACACCTGAGAGCCCAGGGCACCTCACAGGGCGCCGTAAGAACTACCCACTGCGTAAGCGCCCATTAGTTCCTGAGAAGCCCAAGGCCTGCAAAGTGTTGCTGACCCGCCTGGAGAATGTGGCTGGTCCACGGAGTGCAGATGAGGCTGATGAGCTGCCCCCTGACCTGCCCAAGCCCCCTAGCCCAGCCCCATCCAGTGAGGACactggcctcccccagccccgcaaGCGGCGCCTGGCCTCCCTCAATGCTGAGGCCCTCAATAACTTGCTGCTGGAGCGGGAAGACACCAGCAGCCTGGTGGGCACCCGCCGCAGCCGAGGGGGAGACTCCCACCGCAGCCGGGACCGCGACCGGGCCACTGGAGGCTGGGCTTCCTCCAAGAAGCGGCCCCGGCTGGGGGACCTTGGAGGAGGAAGTCGGGACCTGTCCCCGGAGTCAGCACCGGATGAAGGTGCCCGCCGAGATGGTGATCCAGCCCCCAAGAGACTGGCCAGCCTGAATGCAGCTGCCTTTCTAAAGCTGAGCCAGGAGCGGGAGCTACCCCTTCGGCCGCCTCGGGCCCACCCAGAAGCAGATGGGCACTCCACTGAGCCACCAGCACCAAAGGCCGCAAGGCCAAAGTGGGCCAAGGTCAATGGCAAGAACTATCCCAGGGCCCGGCAGGGGGCTGGCTCTGGGGATGCTGCAGGCCCAGCCGGCTGGCAGGGGCGCCCCGAGGAGCCATGGCCACCTGCTACCCCTCGTGGGCCATCCAACCAGCCACCTTACCAGCCCCTCAGCAAGGCTCTGGAGAGACCCATGGGGATacgcccccacctgcccctgctgATGGGTGGGCAGGCAGCCCTGAAGCCAGAGCCTGGGCGCCCAGGCGAGGAATCACCTGCCCCCAAGCAGGAACTGCACCAGCCCTCTTTCCCCGCGCCCCAGCTGTCCCCCTTACCGATGCCTGGCAACCCTGCTGACTACAGTGGCCTGTGTGGTCGGCCTGAGCTCACTGCGCTAGGCAACTTCTACCTGTATTGCAGCCAGGACGGGCTGCAATGTGGGGGCTACTCCCCCTGCCCCATGCTCCCTGAGGGCAAGCTGTCCCCTGTGGCTGCACCTAATGAGGGGCTCCTTTTGGCCCCAAGCTCAGTGCCTGTGGGCACCCCATTCCAGCACCCTCCATGGGGTTCTCGCTATTGCTCCAATGAGGACAGTGGAGTGAATGGCTACAGCATTTGTGAAATGTTGCCCCCGTCTCTTACCCACATTGGCACTACCTGTGGCGGCTGCCCCTACAAAATGCCTTTTGCAGCAG GCTGCAGGTCCCTGGGCCAGCTGGAATTTCCTCTCCCAGAAGCTGGCCACCCTGCCTCgcctgcccaccctctcctgggaTGCCCTGTGCCCAGCGTGCCACCTGCAGCAGAGCCCGTCCCCCATCTTCAGACCCCCACCTCGGAGCCCCAGACAGTAGCTCGCGCATGCCCTCAGAGCGCCAAGCCTCCTAGCGGCTCCAAGTCAGGTCTGCGCACGGGCTCCAGCTGTAGGCACACTGTGCGGAGCAAGGCTGCCCGCAGGCCCAGTCACCCCAAGCAACCGCGTGTCCAGCGCCCacgcccgcgccgccgccgccgccgccgcactAACGGCTGGGTGCCCGTCGGGGCTGCCTGTGAGAAGGCCGTCTATGTCTTG GATGAACCGGAACCAGCCATTCGAAAGAGCTACCAGGCGGTGGAGCGGCATGGAGAGACCATTCGAGTCCGGGATACTGTCCTCCTCAAGTCAGGCCCTCGAAAGACATCCACACCTTATGTGGCTAAGATCTCTGCCCTCTGGGAGAACCCCGAATCAG GAGAGCTGATGATGAGCCTCTTGTGGTATTACAGACCAGAGCACTTACAGGGCGGCCGCAGtcccagcatgcacgag CCTTTGCAGAATGAAGTCTTTGCATCGAGACATCAGGACCAAAACAGTGTGGCCTGCATTGAAGAGAAGTGCTACGTGCTGACCTTTGCCGAGTACTGCAG ATTTTGTGCCATGGCCAAGCGCCGAGGTGAGGGCCTCCCCAGCCGAAAGACGGCACTGGTGCCCCCCTCTGTGGACTACTCCACCCCACCACACCGTACAGTGCCCGAAGACACGGACCCTGAGCTGGTGTTTCTTTGCCGCCATGTCTATGACTTCCGCCATGGCCGCATCCTCAAGAACCCCCAGTAG